One Nicotiana tomentosiformis chromosome 1, ASM39032v3, whole genome shotgun sequence genomic window, atctttcaacctttactagtttatagttcaaggtagtaagataacttctttattgtgatatcattgatttatttgtggtattcttagaaggcgattaatactagttattaattgttatctcaagttactcgtaaagcggtcaagatcctaATCTATTGTTTTTATTTGTTCTTAaataaaggcgtttgatttcttcattAAATCAAAACGTTGTTGCTTGGATCTTGTCagggctatagaacttgcgttcttggaagttatTGAAATTTATTTcctgaattttcccatatcctttattttctgaaCTTTAATTCTAGtcgttcaattccttattgttatttcttccgcatttacttctcaaattgttactctagtttggattcccgaccttgttgTTATcatcaagggttcctaattccctcaaatcaaggttagacaaacacttacctcgcttcgcaagtAAATCAAAGCTCTACCGAAGCCCTACCTCTAAGATCCGTCTCAAAACCAATCgtatctaaccaaaatcgactcaataacatcaaaaaatgccagggaaatcaattacaatacataaaaataagatctttatatttttcctaaaaagtcaacaaaagtcaaccccgggctcgcttggtcaaaacccaagattcagaccaaaacccatttacccattcacctccgagcatggttatgtaattagtttcgaagtccgacctcaatttgaggtctaaatcctaaaTTTAGAAAAACAAACTccaattcttcccaaatccctaattttctaccatggaAGAACATAGATTAAGGCTAGAAATTAGCGGGTgatgatggaaatggaagaaaacaagttaaagtacactaacttatggaaagatgatgaaaatTTTCCTCCAAATCGCCTCTAAGCCGAGTTCTAATGAAAAGATGGTGAAAATGGGTTAAATCCCGCGTTGGAATATTTAAGTGactgggcgtcaggccttcttcgcgttcgcgaagggcctacCGCATTTGCGATGCACAATGGCGCAaatggcctacgcgttcgcgtattTCCTCACGCGTTTGGGAAGGCTTCTcccccaggccttcgcgttcgcgagctatGGCTCGCGTTTGCGTAGAGCAAACCATAGATCCCCCTTCCCGGGTCCCTCAACACTATGCGTTCACGTAAGGCTGTAAGCGTTCGCGTAAGGCTGTCTGCGTTCGAGAAGGGaaatcccccccccctcccccaaaacTTCGTATTCGCGTACCAGccattgcgttcgcgatgaagtaAAGCCTCCCCAACCCAAATTacttttcgcgatcgcgggagtatcttcgtgatcgcgaagaagaataCACCAGATGACAACATACTTCAAAAAGCAGAAATTTTCCTAAGTTCAAAtggtctgtagcctatccgaaactcactcgagccctcgaggctccaaaccaaacatgcacacaagtgtaaaaacatcatacaaactcactcacgtgatcaaaatactaaaataaaacCTAGAAcaacgaatcggacaccaaaacaaagaaaattttcaaagaaacttaagtactttcaaattttcaacaggacgtccgaatcacatcaaatcaactccgttttgcaccaaattttgcagacaagtcataaatactgtaatgaacttataccaagttccggaaccaaaatctgatTTCGATAGTAATGAAGTCAACCTACTATCATACTTATGAATCTTTTAAAACtttaattcaagctagggacttccgaattcgatttcgggcatacgcccaagtctcaaattatgatacggacccaccgtgaccgtcaaaatactaatccgggtccATTTATAAAAaacgttgaccgtagtcaactcaaatgagttttaaggcacgatttcacattttttatcaattttctcataaaaaccttcCGGAAAAAGGACACAGACTACGCATacaaattgaggaaggctaaacggagctattcgaggtctcagaacactgaaatgaagggtaaaactataaatgacctctcggatcattacattcttcacctctaaaacaaacgtttgtcctcaaaTGGACATAGAAGGGTATCTGGACTGGTGaaaaagtgtggatatctactccgcatgtccgaacCGGACTCCACGTGGCTTCCTCAATCGGCTgatctctccactgcactcgaattgaaggataactcttagacctcaactatcggacctgtcgggctagaatagccaccaacTTCTCCTTATAAGTCaattccttgtccaattggacttagcttaaatctaacatatgggacggatcactgtgatacttgaTCACTTCCAAAGCACACTTCAATAGAGATATgaaacggtcgtatgcaataataaatacccagctaggagtcggggtcgaatccattGGGAGCTAGGATGGGatttaggggtatatatttcaattgagcaattggattatctagattgcactccCACAATAAggatttgttttctatttttacTGTTAATCTACTGattgcaagataaagaaaatagactagagataattgtttTAGGGTTTTTCCATatgggtaaaaggcctagggatgtgaccatgacCATGACCTagatgtttgcctaatgggataaggactttaatacttgttttgttgattggggtgtattatagctctcagctctaaattacccactcaatacctctcggtcagagatgGTTTTGCgcaatttggatttctcaagaccaaatgggtatcacccaaaacagttgataagagctcaagtcgggttattactatctctatgtTGAACcgtttaattgggttaatcaatctctcaattgacccactTCCTTGTTAGCTAatttatcctagactaggtccctttttctcaagtaaagactaagtcaaataggcatgaacaaATATTTGcgaccattaattctacaattaaagtatgaactaagctaaataatcaacacccaatcaataaacaaacactaaattagatacccgtaaggtttacacactagggttgggttacaaccctagtaaatatctagctactcataatggaatttgaagaaaataaggaagaaaaactaattaaactcataatggaatcttaaaatgattaaatctaatgtaaatacaccaaagcaatgtaaaacttcctaaagtagtaaagaaaaacggctacaacaacttcagatgttcaaacttgacctaatatTTTGAAACATGTCTATTTATaacaccagatgaactgctgataaactaggtggcaatgcgagcttgtaggccacctcactcactctctcaagaatctcaaagggtccgatatacctagggcttaacttgacCCTCTTTctaaacctcatcacacccttcatgggtgaaacccagagcaataccctctctccaatcatgaatgcaacatcaccaactatacggtcggcataactcttttgcctaaacTGAgcagtgcgaagtcgatcctgaataatcttgaccttatccaaggcatcttgtaccaaatctgtacccaacaaccgaaccTCCCCCGActtgaaccatccaactggcgaacggcaccgcgtcccatataatgcctcatagggatccatttgaatgctcgactggtagatgATGTTGTAGGCAAaatccacaagtggcaagaactgatcccaagaacccccaaaatccataacgtaagcgcgaagcatatcctccaatatctgaatagtgcgctcggagtGCCCGTCCGTATGGGGATGAAATGat contains:
- the LOC138908936 gene encoding uncharacterized protein produces the protein MDFGGSWDQFLPLVDFAYNIIYQSSIQMDPYEALYGTRCRSPVGWFKSGEVRLLGTDLVQDALDKVKIIQDRLRTAQFRQKSYADRIVGDVAFMIGERVLLWVSPMKGVMRFRKRVKLSPRYIGPFEILERVSEVAYKLALPPSLSAVHLVL